The Eulemur rufifrons isolate Redbay chromosome 14, OSU_ERuf_1, whole genome shotgun sequence sequence cctctccctctcctgagCTCAGACCTATGCTTAGCCCCAGAGAAGACCCACGGGGGCAGCAGGACCAGCATGACAGCAAGTCTCACTGAGGCAAGCGCCATGTGCTGGGGCCGCCTTccagagggcctgaccaaaagTCCCTCAGGTGCCACCTGCTGCCCTTAATATGGTGGCCAGGGCTGACCCCAAGCCTCTTGGTGCATTTAGTGTCTGGTGCCAGGACCCCCAAGGGGAGGGCAAGGCTGAACGGTGGGGACTGGTCAGCTAGTGCCCTGTGCCCACTAGGCCCCCAACCACAGCACCCAGGAAGAGGCCTGGCCCCCAGGGGCCTCTGGGACAGCTCCGGGCCAAGGGACAAGGGAGGAGTTGAGAGCAAAGTGGCCAAGTCCGGCAGAGCCAGTGGGGCAGGAACGCCCGAGAGAAGGAAGCTGGGCCTGAGGCAGCGGGGACGTGCCAAGCTGCCAGGGCCCTGCCACCCTagttgggggagggaagagctGCCACCCCCAGGCTCCACTTCCAGAAAGCTCAAAGGGCCCCCAAACTCAAACCAGGACCCAAGACATCCTAGAGTCCTACAGACTGCCCTCGCCAATTACAGGGCGACCCCACATCAGTGAGGAATATGACACTATGTGGGAGGCCCAGGACAAACCCCTGTCCCCACACAGGTGAGGGCTGAGGAGAGGCTCCAGGGCCTGGAAGTTTCTCTCCTGAGTGAGCCCCGAGGGCAGCGCCGGGGACACCTGGCTGCCTCCAACTCCAGCTCCTCAGCACCCCCAGGGGTCAGGCCCAGACCCTCCGCAGAGGGGGATTGCTGCCCCCACAGAAGCCCCCAtcaggaggggagagaaagagactcCAGCCCCTCGTCCCAAGGTCCCTTTAGAGTGAAGTCAAGGTCACTTGATGAGGGTCTCTGGCAGCTGACCCGGACGCTCCAACCATCTCGGGCACCCTCCACAGAGGCCTCAGGCTTTGCCCAGCTtgttctgggcctcagtttaccccaaATGAGGACGCTGGGCCCCGGCCTCAGCCAGCCCCACACTGCTGTTGGAGGAGGGTCCTTCCCGGGCcttggccagtgtggctgggacACTTGTAAGTAAACTTTTTCCTGGAATCTCCCTTGCCTGGGAGGGAGTCAGGTGAAGAGAATTTAGCTACAAAAGCTGAGGCCTTTCAACTCCCGATTAGTGGGAAAGCAGGACTCCGGCTCTGCACAGAGGTTTGGGCCTCAGGCCACCCGGAGCCatggcctccctgggcctcctgctTGTCCCCACAGGTGCAGGAGAAACTGCTGGGGGGGTTGCAGCTGAGAGCCCAGGGAAAATGGAGTCACTGGGGCCGTGTCCTCATGGGATGTCACCACGCATCTGGGGCCCAGCATGAGGGACCAGGGCTGGGATGAGCAGGCCGGCCACCACTGCCACCCGCCCAGGACCAGGCCTAGGTGCCCTCTCGGAAGCTGTGGATCTGCGTGGAGTACCGCTGCAGGTGGCCCTGCGGCTGGGCCTCGGGGGTGCCCAGCGCGCCCCccgcctgctgctgctgctgctgctggtagTGCTGGTAGAGCTTGGGGCCCGGCCCCTCCAGGCCCGGCAGGCGGCCGCTGGACATGGTCAGGATGGTGGCCGTCAGCGACTTGATGTAGTTCTTGGCCAGCGTGAGCGTCTCGATCTTGGAGAGCTTCTTGTCGGCGCGCACGTGCGGGATGACCTCGCGCAGCGCCTGGAAGGCGTTGTTGAGCTTGTGCATGCGCTGCCGCTCGCGCTCGTTGCTCTCCAGCCGCCGCTGAGCGCTGCTGTCCCGCCGGCCGCCCGGCCCTGGCCCCGGCCGCCTGCGCCCGCCCTcggcccgcgccgccgccgcccgcgccgcccggCTCCGCACGCCCTTGGCCGGATCGGGGCCCGCGCCCGGCGGGGACCTCTCGGGGGTgcgctccccgggggcggccccCACGTCCGCGTCCTGTGGCGGGGCCTTGCGCCTGGGGGGCCGGCTCTTGGTTTTCATGGCTCTGGACTGGTTGTCCCGAGAAGAGGAAGCTGGGAGGGGGCCCTCGAACTGAAATCCAGAGCACAGGACATGGTGGTCACTGGCACAGCCAGGGCACACACAGAGCGGCCCTCCGCGGCAGCTTCCCCGCTGAGGGCAATGGCACCAGGAGCCAGTGGCAGCGACCACTCGGTGCTAGGGGACCCCAGGGTCCTTCCGTTCACAGAGCCCTGAGCTAACCCCACACTGACCCCTCAGACCGGTCCCTGTTCTTGCCCCGCCTTCCCCCTGGGTGACTCTGGCCCAcgcccctctctgtcccctgagtgcctcctgagctcaggtgaccTTTGACAATTTGCTCAGACCAACCAGAGATGTGCCCCGACTCTAGCTTAGGGCGGCCCCTAGCCCGAGGCTGCACTGCCTCCTCTTTGCCCCACTGACAGGCATGGACTCCAGCCACCTCGCTCCTGTCCTGCTCCGCTGGACGTGACACACGCAGGGACAACATCGGGGCAGGCCCGCTGTGGACATGGGGCAGCTGTCGGAGGTCAGAGGTCGACAGTGGCCCCTGCAGCGGCCCGCAGTCCCACCGCGCGGATGGCCCCGGCAGGGGCTCCGGGTCCTGAACCCCGCCACCCGTtttcctccagcccccacccggTCTTGCCTCTGAGCCCCTCCCCGCGGCCCCACCCGGACCCACAGCTCCCGGCTTACCTGGGGATCCGCGGCCGCACGCGCCGAGGCTGCCCACGGGGGACAAGGACACGTAGCTTTAGCCGCCCCGGGCGGGGCCGCAGACGCCTGTAAATGGACCCgctgggcggggccggggcggggccggggtcGGGGTGTCGGGGGCGGGCCCGGGGGGCGGTGGCAcctgcgggcgggcgggcggcccaGCCGAGCCCGGCGCTTTCGGGACCCGGGGAGCCGGTGACTCGGTGGCCGCGCCGCCCGGTCCGgctcctcccgccccgccccgccccgtaGCCTCGCCCCCCTCGCCTTCCCCGCCTCCCGTCCCCCCACAGCCTCCCCCAACCTgcggcccctgcccctccccccacatcctTCCCTCCGCTCACAGCTTTTCCCGCCCCCGCATCCCCCCCCTCACCCCCGCAGCCGGCTGGAGCCAAGGGCGCCCAGGTGCGTGGCATGACGGGGCCTCGAGCCCATTTCACGGATGAGGAGGCTGAGCCCTCCCTGGGAGCCCGCCTTGGCGGAGGGGAAACCCCACGACTGCACGTGGCCATCGCACCTGGCCTTGGGGTTAAGGCTCAGAACAccaagccagtcacagaagaaaaGCCGTCCTGCAATACTAGGATCTTAAATGGGCAGCGGCCACAGCCTTGCAGAGCAACAGCCCAGATTCCTAAGGGACTGGGGACGCGGACTCCGAGGTCTCCGCGGGGAGGCAGACAGCTTGGGCTCCAAACCAGCTCAGCTGCCCGCCGCTTTACTGGACCCCCATGCCTCGGTCTCCATGCCTGTTACAGCTTAAAAGGGGCTAAAAGCAGCACCTTGCTCAGGGGTCGCTGGGGACTGTAGCAACGTGGTAACAGGGAGTCTTTTGGCCAGTCCAGGTGCAGCTGCCAGGCCTGGGCTAGACACACACTCCCAACCCGCAGGACCAGCTGGGAGGCGGGTCTCTGCTCTGCCCCAGGCACCTCTGAATGGGGACTCAGAGGTCTCCTTCATGTACTTCCTGGGGGTCACACCGGCCCCCTTAGCCATGGTTTTGGTAGGAGGCTGTTCCCACACTCTTGGCAGCTGGGTCCCGGAGGGAGGGACCAGGAGCGAGGGCAGGGCCACCCGCGCATGGAAAAGCTGGTTTGGAGCCCAGATTAGGGAGGTAGGCTCCGGCCTATAGCTCACTGGGGCTGCGCCAAAGGCAGACCACCGAAATGACAATGCTTCTGAAATTGCTCACTGAGTGCACAGGCTTCGGATTACAGATTTGCTTCAAGGCAGCACCAGCACCACACAAAAGTTTATAGTTTTCCAGGGATTATGCAAATCTTCGTGTTAGCAGGAGCATGGGGAATTTAGGTCTGGCATGGAAAAGGGCACACGCATGGCTGTGCCAGGCCACCCCCACTCTTGCAAGGTGGGAAAAACATGGAATAAACGCAGCAACagagtttataaatatataactatatttattttgaatattaaatagtttttaaattacaagCAATTTATTGAATCACACTATGCATCAATATACAGTAAAaatcttacaatttaaaaatgtacacaatttaaACTCAAAGTTCATTAACTATTATATTGCCGTGAACCTCTCTTGACAGTGTTAAAGTACAA is a genomic window containing:
- the BHLHA15 gene encoding class A basic helix-loop-helix protein 15, with translation MKTKSRPPRRKAPPQDADVGAAPGERTPERSPPGAGPDPAKGVRSRAARAAAARAEGGRRRPGPGPGGRRDSSAQRRLESNERERQRMHKLNNAFQALREVIPHVRADKKLSKIETLTLAKNYIKSLTATILTMSSGRLPGLEGPGPKLYQHYQQQQQQQAGGALGTPEAQPQGHLQRYSTQIHSFREGT